A region of Sulfitobacter faviae DNA encodes the following proteins:
- a CDS encoding arginyltransferase, which translates to MRHTLPLTPQFYVTAPQPCPYLEGRMERKLFTALQGDNAARLNDSLSSQGFRRSQNVLYRPSCADCAACLSARIDVAAFRPSKSQRRILKRNAGLERRATSPWATEEQYDLFRSYLDSRHADGGMADMDVFEFAAMIEETPIRSRVIEYTDPEADNALVGVCLTDVLSDGVSMVYSFYTPDRPRNGLGNYIILDHIEIARAAGLPYVYLGYWVPGSQKMGYKAKFSGLEVYIGGQWQKMRDPEGFVPDRHPLSNDPIAEQVANITLPDVSPR; encoded by the coding sequence ATGCGACATACACTGCCTTTGACACCGCAATTCTATGTCACAGCGCCGCAACCCTGCCCCTATCTAGAGGGCCGGATGGAGCGCAAGCTGTTCACCGCCCTTCAGGGCGATAATGCCGCTCGCCTGAATGACAGCCTGTCGAGCCAAGGCTTCCGCCGCTCACAGAATGTTCTGTACCGCCCCTCCTGCGCCGATTGCGCCGCTTGTCTTTCCGCGCGGATCGACGTGGCCGCCTTTCGCCCCAGCAAAAGCCAGCGCCGCATCCTGAAGCGCAACGCAGGCCTTGAGCGCCGCGCGACATCGCCTTGGGCCACGGAAGAGCAATATGATCTCTTCCGCAGCTACCTCGACAGCCGCCACGCGGATGGGGGCATGGCGGATATGGACGTGTTCGAATTCGCTGCCATGATCGAGGAAACCCCGATCCGCAGCCGGGTGATCGAGTATACCGACCCCGAGGCCGACAATGCACTCGTCGGCGTCTGCCTGACCGATGTGCTGAGCGACGGGGTGAGCATGGTCTATTCCTTCTACACCCCCGACCGGCCCCGCAACGGGCTGGGCAATTACATCATCCTCGACCATATCGAAATCGCCCGCGCGGCGGGGCTGCCTTATGTCTATCTTGGCTATTGGGTGCCCGGCAGCCAGAAGATGGGATATAAGGCCAAATTCTCGGGGCTAGAGGTCTATATAGGCGGGCAGTGGCAAAAGATGCGCGATCCTGAGGGTTTCGTGCCCGACCGGCATCCGCTCAGCAACGATCCCATCGCCGAACAGGTGGCCAATATCACCCTGCCGGATGTCAGCCCGCGCTGA
- a CDS encoding RDD family protein produces MTQTPDPDLHPQFYDGIAGKRLLAWVIDVTLVLLFCVLILPFTAFTGLFFFPFLTLVVGFAYRVATLTSGSATWGMRLMAMELRDHRDRPFDFMTALLHTIGYSLSMTVTIIQVVSAVLICTTARRQSLTDMALGTVPVNRRLSR; encoded by the coding sequence ATGACCCAGACCCCAGACCCTGACCTACACCCGCAATTCTATGACGGCATCGCTGGCAAACGGCTGCTGGCTTGGGTCATCGATGTGACCCTTGTCCTGCTCTTTTGCGTGCTGATCTTGCCGTTCACGGCCTTTACGGGGCTGTTCTTTTTCCCCTTCCTGACGCTGGTGGTGGGCTTTGCCTACCGGGTGGCCACGCTGACCAGCGGCTCGGCCACTTGGGGGATGCGCCTGATGGCGATGGAGCTGCGCGACCATCGCGACCGGCCCTTTGATTTCATGACCGCGCTTTTGCATACCATCGGCTATTCGCTGTCGATGACGGTCACCATCATTCAGGTCGTCTCGGCCGTTCTCATCTGCACCACGGCCCGCCGTCAAAGCCTTACGGACATGGCGCTTGGCACCGTGCCGGTGAACCGGCGGCTCAGCCGCTAG
- a CDS encoding DUF2852 domain-containing protein gives MTTVTTDPTYSPRPSWLARTEAWMDARGKGAWIAAMVLGFIFFWPLGLALLAYMTWSKRMFSSKSCNRKSSRAMMSRSTGNRAFDAYKADTLRRLEEEQDNFEAFLERLREAKDKAEFDQFMDERAKRDETATNA, from the coding sequence ATGACGACAGTGACCACCGACCCGACCTACTCCCCCCGCCCCAGCTGGCTGGCCCGGACAGAAGCCTGGATGGACGCACGCGGCAAAGGTGCATGGATCGCCGCCATGGTGCTCGGCTTCATCTTCTTTTGGCCCCTCGGCCTCGCCCTTCTTGCCTATATGACTTGGAGCAAACGCATGTTCTCTTCGAAATCCTGCAACCGCAAATCCAGCCGCGCGATGATGTCGCGCAGCACCGGCAACCGCGCCTTTGACGCCTATAAGGCCGACACGCTGCGCCGTTTGGAGGAAGAGCAGGACAACTTCGAAGCCTTCCTTGAGCGTCTGCGTGAGGCCAAGGACAAGGCCGAGTTCGACCAATTCATGGACGAACGCGCCAAGCGGGACGAGACGGCCACAAACGCCTGA
- a CDS encoding YbaK/EbsC family protein, translating into MSKSLKRVRATLEAAGVTPEIRETALARTAVDAATALDCAVDQIAKSIVLRGENSGAALLFITAGAQQVDLEQAAALAGEPLGKADAALIRAQTGFAIGGVAPLGHITPPRAWFDRNLLQFPLVWAAAGTPHHVFSLEPQKMAQLSGAQVADFTVAS; encoded by the coding sequence ATGAGCAAAAGTTTGAAACGGGTCCGCGCCACGCTGGAGGCCGCAGGGGTGACACCGGAAATCCGCGAGACGGCTTTGGCACGGACGGCTGTGGATGCGGCCACGGCGCTTGATTGCGCGGTTGACCAGATCGCGAAATCAATCGTTCTGCGCGGTGAAAACAGCGGGGCGGCGCTGCTCTTCATCACCGCGGGCGCGCAGCAGGTCGATCTCGAACAGGCCGCGGCGCTGGCGGGAGAGCCTTTGGGCAAGGCCGATGCCGCGCTGATCCGGGCGCAGACCGGCTTTGCCATCGGCGGCGTTGCGCCTTTGGGGCATATCACACCGCCGCGCGCTTGGTTTGACCGCAATCTGCTGCAATTCCCGCTGGTCTGGGCCGCTGCGGGCACACCGCATCACGTTTTCAGTCTTGAACCACAGAAAATGGCGCAGCTTTCGGGCGCGCAAGTCGCTGATTTCACTGTCGCTTCCTAA
- a CDS encoding glutamine-synthetase adenylyltransferase, whose protein sequence is MSRRPDHPFPRVYHRERAQDAAALLPDLAPELREMISAAASTAPYLMALLEKEAGWLSAAVANPEAALAENCAAAAELAPDRLADGLRQGKRRMALLTALADLGGAWSLEEVTGALTDYADAACGAALRAGLAAQIKRGKLPGMTMDDLSDCAGMVVFAMGKMGAGELNYSSDIDLICLFDESRFAPDDFHTARSAFVKATRAMSATLSENTAQGYVFRTDLRLRPDPAVTPVCIAMEAAERYYESLGRTWERAAYIKARPAVGDIAAGEAFLQALRPFVWRRHLDFAAIQDAHDMRLAIREHKGLGGPITLPGHDMKLGRGGIREIEFFTQTRQLIAGGRDADLRPRGTLAGLQVLADKGWVPEEVAETLGNHYRAHRTVEHRLQMVQDAQTHTLPRNDADFDRLAAMMDMDVKDLQADLHERLQAVHDLIESFFAATREEPEAARPAHQFDTSVLDRWPSYPALRSERGADIFGRLKPLLLDRLAQSAKPDEGLLAFDGFLAGLPAGVQLFSLLRANPQLGDLLVDIVATSPALATHLSRNSGVFDAVIGGDFFSDWPGQTKLTEMLAQHLAGEADYELRLDGTRRWAREWHFRIGVHLLRGLIDAATAGRQYAELAQAVLQALWPVVVDQFATRHGPPPGRGAVILGMGSLGAGRLTPTSDLDMLVIYDADGVESSDGPKPLATRSYYARLTQAMITAMTAPMAQGKLYDIDMRLRPSGNQGPVAISLASFESYQKEQAWVWEHLALTRARVIAGAEDLGRDVDALCKDILSRAAPRDKVLGEVADMRRRIAAARSPAGALDAKTGAGRLQDIELFAQAGALIGGTGAREIDAGLAAARDEGMIDTEGEATLSAAYTDAWTLNCAARLLSANPIEVGAMGQAGASFLCRVLECDDLSALESKMQTDYDSAAQIINAALPVPGREGA, encoded by the coding sequence ATCTCTCGCCGCCCGGATCACCCGTTCCCCCGTGTCTATCACCGCGAACGCGCGCAGGATGCGGCGGCGCTGCTGCCCGATCTCGCGCCGGAGTTGCGCGAAATGATCTCGGCTGCGGCCTCGACCGCGCCCTATCTGATGGCGCTTTTGGAGAAAGAGGCGGGCTGGCTGAGCGCGGCGGTGGCCAATCCCGAAGCCGCTCTGGCCGAGAATTGCGCGGCAGCGGCCGAACTGGCCCCCGACCGGCTTGCCGATGGGCTGCGGCAGGGCAAGCGGCGTATGGCGTTGCTGACCGCGTTGGCCGATCTGGGCGGGGCATGGTCGCTGGAGGAGGTGACAGGTGCGCTGACGGATTACGCCGATGCCGCCTGCGGCGCGGCCCTGCGCGCGGGGCTGGCGGCACAGATCAAACGCGGCAAGCTGCCGGGCATGACGATGGACGATCTTTCCGATTGCGCCGGCATGGTCGTCTTTGCCATGGGCAAGATGGGCGCGGGGGAGCTGAACTATTCCTCCGACATCGACCTGATCTGCCTTTTCGACGAAAGCCGTTTTGCGCCGGATGATTTCCACACCGCCCGCAGCGCCTTCGTCAAAGCCACGCGTGCCATGTCTGCCACGCTGAGCGAGAATACTGCCCAAGGCTATGTCTTCCGCACCGACCTACGCCTGCGCCCCGACCCGGCGGTCACCCCCGTCTGCATCGCGATGGAGGCGGCGGAACGCTACTACGAAAGCCTTGGCCGTACGTGGGAGCGCGCGGCCTATATCAAGGCCCGCCCGGCAGTGGGCGACATCGCGGCAGGCGAGGCGTTTTTGCAAGCGCTGCGCCCTTTCGTCTGGCGCCGCCATCTGGATTTCGCCGCGATCCAAGACGCCCACGACATGCGGCTGGCGATCCGTGAGCACAAGGGCTTGGGCGGCCCAATCACCCTGCCGGGCCATGACATGAAACTGGGCCGGGGCGGCATCCGCGAGATCGAGTTTTTCACCCAGACCCGGCAGCTCATCGCCGGGGGCCGGGATGCGGACCTGCGGCCCCGCGGGACGCTGGCAGGTTTGCAGGTGCTGGCCGACAAAGGTTGGGTGCCCGAGGAGGTGGCCGAGACGCTTGGCAACCACTACCGCGCGCATCGCACGGTCGAGCACCGGTTGCAGATGGTGCAAGACGCCCAGACCCACACGCTGCCCCGCAATGACGCAGACTTTGATCGGCTGGCGGCCATGATGGATATGGATGTCAAAGACTTACAGGCCGATCTTCATGAACGTCTGCAAGCCGTACACGACCTGATCGAAAGCTTTTTCGCCGCCACGAGGGAAGAGCCCGAAGCCGCCCGCCCGGCGCATCAATTCGACACGTCGGTGCTGGACCGTTGGCCCAGTTATCCCGCGCTGCGCTCGGAACGGGGGGCGGATATTTTCGGGCGGTTGAAGCCACTGCTGCTCGACCGTCTGGCGCAATCCGCCAAGCCGGACGAGGGGCTCTTGGCCTTTGACGGATTTCTCGCCGGGTTGCCCGCCGGGGTGCAGCTCTTCTCGCTTTTGCGGGCCAATCCGCAACTGGGCGATCTCTTGGTGGATATCGTTGCCACATCGCCCGCGCTGGCCACGCATCTGTCGCGCAACTCCGGCGTTTTCGACGCGGTGATCGGCGGGGATTTCTTTTCGGACTGGCCGGGGCAGACCAAGCTGACCGAGATGCTGGCGCAGCATCTGGCGGGGGAGGCGGATTATGAATTGCGCCTTGACGGCACCCGCCGTTGGGCGCGCGAATGGCATTTTCGGATCGGCGTGCATCTGCTGCGCGGGCTGATCGACGCGGCCACCGCCGGGCGGCAATATGCCGAGCTTGCCCAAGCCGTCTTGCAGGCGCTTTGGCCCGTGGTCGTCGATCAATTCGCCACCCGCCATGGCCCGCCGCCGGGGCGCGGGGCGGTGATCCTTGGCATGGGCTCGCTCGGGGCCGGGCGGCTCACGCCGACTTCGGACCTCGATATGCTGGTGATCTATGACGCCGATGGGGTGGAGAGTTCCGATGGCCCCAAACCCCTCGCCACGCGCAGCTATTATGCGCGGCTGACCCAAGCGATGATCACCGCGATGACCGCGCCGATGGCCCAAGGCAAGCTTTACGACATCGACATGCGCCTGCGCCCTTCGGGCAATCAGGGGCCGGTGGCGATCAGCCTTGCCAGTTTCGAGAGCTATCAGAAAGAGCAAGCATGGGTGTGGGAGCATCTGGCCCTTACCCGTGCCCGGGTAATCGCGGGGGCAGAGGATCTGGGCCGCGATGTTGACGCGCTGTGCAAAGACATCCTCAGCCGTGCCGCCCCGCGTGACAAGGTGCTGGGAGAGGTGGCTGATATGCGCCGCCGCATCGCCGCCGCCCGCAGCCCCGCAGGCGCGCTCGACGCCAAGACCGGCGCGGGACGATTGCAGGATATTGAACTTTTCGCGCAGGCGGGGGCGCTCATCGGCGGCACTGGCGCGCGTGAGATCGACGCAGGCCTTGCCGCCGCCCGCGACGAAGGGATGATCGACACCGAAGGGGAGGCGACCCTCTCCGCCGCCTATACCGACGCTTGGACCCTGAACTGCGCCGCGCGGCTGCTCTCGGCCAATCCGATTGAGGTGGGGGCGATGGGGCAGGCGGGGGCGAGTTTCCTCTGCCGGGTGCTGGAATGTGACGACCTTTCTGCCCTGGAAAGCAAGATGCAGACCGACTACGACAGCGCCGCGCAGATCATCAACGCGGCGCTGCCAGTGCCGGGGCGGGAGGGCGCATGA